One genomic region from Hoeflea algicola encodes:
- a CDS encoding ABC transporter permease: MSTPYAKLPGWVDYGLIPLINLVVAFMVAGLVVLAVGESPLRAAALLIEGAFGYGEGIGYTLYYATNFIFTGLAVAVAFHCGLFNIGGEGQAYVAGLGVALPVLWLDQYMPWYVVFPAAIIGSAMMGALWALIPGWLQAKRGSHVVITTIMFNFIASSLMVYVLVDVLKAEGSMAPQTRTFAEGGQLPRLDWLLSIFGLDIGGAPFNLSFLLALVAAFVVWVVIWRTKLGYEIRTMGHSPRAARYAGISETRIIIITMMISGALAGMMALNPIMGDQHRMQLDFVTGAGFVGIAVALMGRSHPAGIIPAAILFGVLYQGGAEISFEMPQISRDMITIIQGLVILFAGALENMFRPAITTFFATLGTVNDAAPEPAAE; encoded by the coding sequence ATGAGCACGCCCTATGCGAAACTGCCGGGCTGGGTGGATTACGGTCTGATCCCGCTGATCAATCTCGTGGTTGCCTTCATGGTGGCCGGACTTGTGGTTCTGGCGGTCGGCGAAAGCCCGTTGCGCGCCGCTGCACTGCTGATCGAAGGCGCCTTCGGCTATGGCGAGGGAATCGGCTACACCCTCTATTACGCCACCAATTTCATCTTTACCGGGCTCGCCGTCGCCGTTGCCTTCCATTGCGGCCTGTTCAACATCGGCGGCGAGGGGCAGGCCTATGTCGCGGGTCTGGGGGTGGCGCTGCCGGTGCTGTGGCTGGATCAGTACATGCCCTGGTATGTTGTTTTCCCCGCAGCCATTATCGGCTCGGCGATGATGGGCGCCCTCTGGGCGTTGATTCCCGGATGGCTGCAGGCCAAACGCGGCAGCCACGTCGTCATCACCACCATCATGTTCAATTTCATCGCCTCGAGCCTGATGGTCTACGTGCTGGTCGATGTGCTCAAGGCTGAAGGCTCGATGGCGCCGCAGACCCGCACTTTTGCCGAGGGTGGGCAATTGCCGCGGCTTGACTGGCTGCTGTCGATCTTCGGGCTCGATATTGGCGGCGCGCCATTCAACCTGTCGTTCCTGCTGGCGCTGGTCGCTGCCTTTGTGGTCTGGGTGGTGATTTGGCGCACCAAACTCGGTTATGAAATCCGCACCATGGGCCACAGCCCGCGCGCTGCACGCTATGCAGGCATCAGTGAAACCCGCATCATTATCATTACCATGATGATCTCGGGCGCACTCGCGGGCATGATGGCGCTCAATCCGATCATGGGCGACCAGCATCGCATGCAGCTCGATTTCGTCACCGGCGCCGGTTTCGTCGGCATCGCCGTGGCGCTGATGGGCCGCTCTCATCCTGCAGGCATCATTCCTGCGGCGATCCTGTTCGGCGTGCTCTATCAGGGTGGCGCGGAAATCTCCTTCGAAATGCCGCAGATTTCGCGCGACATGATCACCATCATCCAGGGTCTGGTGATCCTGTTTGCTGGCGCGCTTGAAAATATGTTCCGTCCGGCCATCACCACGTTTTTTGCCACCCTCGGCACGGTCAACGATGCCGCACCCGAACCGGCGGCGGAGTGA
- a CDS encoding ABC transporter permease, producing the protein MEYFDTLIIILQSTVRVSVPLILAALAGLYSERAGIFDIGLEGKMLAAAFAGGAAAAVTGSALIGLAAAIFVSVCLALVHGFASITQRGNQIVSGVAINFIALGATVILGQAWFRQGGRTPQLLDGARFTTVELPFAAEIANVPIIGSIYANLLSGHFLLTYFAFAMVPITWWVLYRTRFGLRLRAVGENPGAVDTAGISVTWMRYRAVICCGILCGIAGAYLSMAMTAGFVKGMTAGKGFIALAALIFAKWKPVNVMFACLLFGFLDAMSIRMQGNALPIIGEVPVQLMQALPYILTVVLLAGFIGKAVPPRAGGVPYVKER; encoded by the coding sequence ATGGAATATTTCGATACGCTCATCATCATCCTGCAATCGACCGTCCGCGTCTCGGTTCCGCTGATCCTGGCGGCCCTTGCCGGGCTGTATTCGGAACGGGCGGGTATTTTCGACATCGGGCTCGAGGGCAAGATGCTGGCGGCTGCCTTTGCCGGCGGCGCTGCCGCTGCTGTCACCGGCTCGGCCTTGATCGGGTTGGCGGCGGCGATCTTCGTCTCGGTCTGCCTGGCGCTGGTGCATGGCTTCGCCTCGATCACCCAGCGCGGCAACCAGATTGTCTCAGGCGTGGCGATCAACTTCATAGCGCTCGGCGCCACGGTGATTCTCGGCCAGGCCTGGTTCCGGCAGGGCGGGCGCACGCCGCAGTTGCTCGATGGCGCGCGGTTCACCACGGTTGAACTGCCGTTTGCCGCCGAGATTGCCAATGTGCCGATCATCGGCTCGATTTATGCGAACCTGCTGTCGGGCCATTTCCTGTTGACCTATTTCGCCTTTGCCATGGTACCGATCACCTGGTGGGTGCTCTACCGGACCCGTTTCGGGCTCAGGTTGCGGGCCGTCGGCGAAAATCCCGGCGCAGTCGATACCGCCGGCATTTCGGTGACCTGGATGCGCTATCGCGCAGTCATCTGCTGCGGCATTCTCTGCGGCATCGCCGGCGCCTATCTGTCGATGGCGATGACCGCCGGCTTTGTGAAGGGCATGACCGCCGGCAAGGGCTTCATCGCGCTGGCCGCGCTGATCTTCGCCAAGTGGAAACCTGTCAATGTGATGTTTGCCTGCCTGCTGTTTGGTTTTCTCGATGCCATGTCGATCCGCATGCAGGGCAATGCGCTGCCGATCATTGGCGAAGTGCCGGTGCAATTGATGCAGGCGCTGCCCTATATCCTGACCGTGGTGCTGCTCGCCGGCTTCATCGGCAAGGCGGTGCCGCCGCGCGCCGGTGGTGTCCCCTATGTCAAGGAACGCTGA
- a CDS encoding cytidine deaminase encodes MARDLFEAAREAMAKCHAPYSQFPVGAAIRADDGRIYAGANIEVVSFPEGWCAETTAIGHMVMAGAKHIREVAVFAEKLDLCSPCGGCRQRLAEFSDADTLVHLCDAEGVKKTVRMDELLPFAFATEVIG; translated from the coding sequence ATGGCCCGCGATCTGTTCGAGGCCGCGCGCGAGGCGATGGCCAAATGCCACGCGCCCTATTCGCAATTCCCGGTCGGTGCGGCCATTCGCGCCGATGATGGCCGGATCTATGCCGGTGCCAATATCGAGGTGGTTTCCTTCCCCGAAGGCTGGTGCGCCGAAACCACCGCCATCGGCCATATGGTCATGGCTGGCGCGAAACATATTCGCGAGGTTGCGGTGTTCGCCGAAAAGCTCGATCTGTGCTCGCCCTGCGGCGGTTGCCGTCAGCGTTTGGCGGAATTTTCCGATGCCGATACACTGGTGCATCTGTGCGACGCCGAGGGCGTCAAGAAAACCGTGCGGATGGATGAACTGCTTCCCTTCGCTTTTGCGACCGAGGTAATCGGATGA
- a CDS encoding ABC transporter ATP-binding protein: MNDIAIELKGIDKRFGLVHANKNINLSVRKGTIHGIIGENGAGKSTLMSILYGFYQAGKGDIFIDGKKTVIKDPNAAIAAGIGMVHQHFMLVENFTVLENVMLGAEESQILTAGITKARNELKRLEREYELEVNPDAVIEELPVGLQQRVEILKALYRGAEILILDEPTGVLTPAEADHLFRILEQLKAQGKTILLITHKLREIMAVTDEVSVMRRGEMVATRTTAETSVEELAELMVGRRVLLRVDKGPATPGEVLLSIEGLTVRDSRGVDMVKNVSFDVRAGEIVGIAGVAGNGQTELLEAIAGIRRGLKGRVLLQGEPIHVTGEADPSSLRHRGLAHVPEDRQNMGLVLKFDESENSILGYHDDPKYLRGMFVDIDAIRKDAVEKIEKYDIRPPNPRLKTANFSGGNQQKIVLAREMERDPPVLIIGQPTRGVDVGAIEFIHKRIIEMRDAGKAVLLVSVELDEIRSLSDRVLVMFDGRIVGERPPETSEGELGLLMAGVEDAREAAQ; the protein is encoded by the coding sequence ATGAACGATATTGCCATTGAACTCAAGGGGATCGACAAGCGCTTCGGCCTTGTTCACGCCAACAAGAACATCAATCTGAGCGTTCGCAAAGGCACCATTCACGGGATCATCGGGGAAAATGGCGCTGGCAAGTCGACCTTGATGTCGATTCTCTACGGCTTCTATCAGGCCGGCAAGGGTGACATTTTCATCGACGGCAAGAAGACCGTGATCAAGGATCCGAATGCGGCGATTGCTGCCGGCATCGGCATGGTCCACCAGCACTTCATGCTGGTCGAGAATTTCACGGTTCTGGAAAATGTCATGCTGGGCGCGGAGGAAAGCCAGATTCTGACTGCCGGCATTACCAAGGCGCGCAACGAGCTCAAGCGACTGGAGCGCGAGTACGAACTCGAGGTCAATCCCGATGCCGTCATCGAAGAACTGCCGGTTGGTCTTCAGCAGCGGGTGGAAATCCTCAAGGCGCTCTACCGGGGCGCCGAAATCCTGATTCTCGACGAACCCACCGGCGTGCTCACTCCAGCCGAAGCCGATCACCTTTTCCGGATTCTCGAGCAGCTCAAGGCGCAGGGAAAAACGATCCTTCTCATCACCCACAAGCTGCGCGAAATCATGGCCGTGACTGACGAGGTTTCGGTGATGCGGCGCGGCGAGATGGTGGCGACTCGCACCACCGCCGAGACCTCGGTAGAGGAACTGGCCGAACTGATGGTCGGCCGCCGGGTGCTGTTGCGGGTCGACAAGGGGCCGGCCACGCCTGGCGAAGTGCTGCTTTCGATCGAAGGCCTGACGGTGCGCGATTCCCGCGGCGTCGACATGGTCAAGAACGTCTCCTTTGATGTCCGCGCCGGTGAAATTGTTGGCATTGCCGGCGTCGCCGGTAATGGCCAGACCGAATTGCTGGAAGCGATTGCCGGCATCCGTCGCGGCCTGAAGGGCCGTGTGCTCTTGCAGGGGGAACCGATCCACGTGACCGGGGAGGCGGATCCGTCGAGCCTGCGTCATCGTGGTCTTGCGCACGTGCCAGAGGACCGCCAGAACATGGGGCTGGTGCTCAAGTTCGATGAAAGCGAGAACTCGATCCTGGGCTACCATGACGACCCGAAATATCTTCGCGGCATGTTTGTCGACATCGACGCGATCCGCAAGGACGCCGTCGAGAAAATCGAGAAATACGATATCCGCCCGCCCAATCCGCGGTTGAAGACGGCGAATTTCTCCGGCGGCAACCAGCAGAAAATCGTGCTGGCGCGGGAAATGGAACGGGATCCGCCGGTACTGATCATCGGCCAGCCGACCCGCGGCGTCGATGTCGGGGCCATCGAATTCATTCACAAGCGCATCATCGAAATGCGCGATGCCGGCAAGGCGGTGCTGCTGGTATCGGTCGAGCTCGACGAGATCCGTTCGCTCTCCGACCGAGTGCTGGTCATGTTCGATGGCCGGATTGTTGGCGAACGCCCACCTGAAACTTCGGAAGGCGAGCTCGGCCTGTTGATGGCCGGTGTTGAAGATGCCAGGGAGGCGGCACAATGA